A section of the Pseudanabaena mucicola str. Chao 1806 genome encodes:
- a CDS encoding type I restriction-modification system subunit M, protein MTSTQQRAALQRQIWQIANDVRGSVDGWDFKQYVLGTLFYRFISENFASYIEADDDSIHYAELPDSVITDDIKDDAIKTKGYFIYPSQLFANVAASANKNERLNTDLAAIFTAIESSANGYPSERDIKGLFADFDTTSNRLGNTVPEKNQRLAAVLKGVAGLDFGDFDSSHIDLFGDAYEFLISNYAANAGKSGGEFFTPQHVSRLIAQLAMHQQTSVNKIYDPACGSGSLLLQAKKHFDAHLIEDGFYGQEINHTTYNLARMNMFLHNINYDKFNMQLGNTLTDPHFGDEKPFDAIVSNPPYSVKWKGSDDPTLINDDRFAPAGVLAPKSKADFAFVLHCLSYLSSRGRAAIVCFPGIFYRGGAEAKIRKYLVDNNYVETVIALAPNLFFGTSIAVTILVLSKHKPDTATQFIDASGLFKKETNNNTLTDEHIAEIMGVFESKKNVDHFARSVPFEAIAANDYNLSVSSYVKSEDTREVVNINALNAKLKTTVANIDRLRAEIDAIVAEIEGEAP, encoded by the coding sequence ATGACGAGTACCCAACAACGCGCTGCACTACAACGCCAAATCTGGCAAATTGCTAATGATGTGCGTGGCTCAGTCGATGGCTGGGATTTCAAGCAATATGTATTAGGCACGCTGTTTTATCGCTTTATCAGTGAAAACTTTGCCAGCTACATCGAGGCGGATGATGACAGTATCCACTATGCCGAACTACCTGATAGTGTCATTACTGACGACATCAAAGATGATGCTATTAAAACTAAAGGCTATTTTATTTACCCTAGTCAGTTGTTTGCCAACGTTGCCGCGAGTGCCAACAAGAATGAAAGACTAAATACTGATCTAGCAGCAATTTTCACAGCGATCGAAAGCTCGGCAAATGGCTACCCTTCTGAGAGGGATATCAAGGGACTGTTTGCCGATTTTGACACCACTAGCAACCGCCTTGGCAACACGGTTCCAGAAAAAAATCAACGCTTGGCTGCGGTACTTAAAGGGGTAGCAGGGTTGGATTTTGGTGATTTTGATTCTAGTCATATCGATTTATTTGGCGATGCCTATGAGTTTTTGATCTCTAACTATGCGGCGAATGCGGGTAAATCGGGGGGCGAGTTTTTTACGCCGCAGCATGTCTCTCGGTTGATTGCCCAGCTTGCGATGCACCAGCAAACCAGTGTCAATAAAATTTATGACCCAGCCTGTGGTTCAGGTTCGCTGCTCTTGCAAGCCAAAAAGCATTTTGATGCTCACCTCATTGAAGACGGTTTTTATGGGCAGGAGATTAACCACACGACTTATAACTTGGCGCGGATGAATATGTTTTTGCATAATATCAACTACGACAAGTTCAATATGCAGTTGGGCAACACGCTGACCGACCCGCATTTTGGGGATGAAAAGCCGTTTGATGCGATCGTTTCTAATCCGCCCTATTCGGTGAAATGGAAAGGTAGTGATGATCCGACGCTGATTAACGACGATCGCTTTGCCCCTGCTGGTGTACTTGCACCGAAGTCTAAGGCTGACTTTGCGTTTGTTTTGCATTGCTTGAGTTATTTATCGAGCAGGGGAAGGGCGGCGATCGTCTGTTTCCCTGGTATTTTTTATCGTGGTGGGGCAGAAGCCAAAATTAGAAAGTATTTGGTGGATAACAACTATGTAGAAACGGTGATTGCCCTTGCGCCTAATTTATTTTTTGGGACTAGCATCGCGGTGACGATTTTGGTGTTATCAAAGCACAAGCCCGATACTGCTACCCAGTTTATAGATGCAAGTGGTTTGTTTAAAAAGGAAACGAATAATAACACCCTGACGGATGAGCATATTGCAGAAATTATGGGGGTGTTTGAGAGCAAGAAAAATGTTGATCACTTTGCGCGATCAGTACCTTTTGAAGCGATTGCGGCGAATGATTACAATCTCTCAGTTAGTAGCTATGTGAAATCTGAGGATACGCGGGAGGTGGTGAATATTAATGCTCTGAATGCTAAGTTAAAAACCACTGTTGCGAATATAGATCGCTTGCGGGCTGAGATTGATGCGATCGTGGCGGAGATTGAGGGAGAAGCCCCATGA
- a CDS encoding transglycosylase domain-containing protein yields the protein MKSQQPPSQPKSPKPPKSKLMTQINQLTQVVNGVLKINPKERVPKLEVRRSQKDKPETYDLVGDRYILGRSTSKCDIVVQTPLVSQVHAQLVRDRTKKKAQFILQDQDSTNGIYRAKQRLNSVPLRHKMKITLGPPELAEAATIRYIDPPPWYIRTVQYTGIGIGAIAGMIVFAIGYEVGRVPDLKPLPVTQQGPVEVLAGDGVKRLDPTDIANHTEYNTLAEFGKFLPNAVIASEDTSFYWNIGVDPVGVARAIVTNVRSRGERLEGASTITQQLARNLLGKTYVGTDDSAGRKWREAAAAIKLTFTYNKEEILRLYLNRAYTGNGVYGFKDAAKLYFGKEASELNLSEAATLVGLLPSPETINPFKNKDLAIEYRDRILNRMAELGMISDKDADRARRTVLILNEAAKTKLQGSVAPYYYGYVFDELEEILGKNFAREGNLIVETNLDIAMQKASDEALRDAVARDGGTYGFSQGAIVTINTSDGSILAMTGGVDYKSSQFNRAAQALRQSGSTFKLFSYAAAVDQGISPSTAFSCSALSGIVGCHNGGSGAIDMYRGFALSENVVAVRIAERAGLENVVKMARTLGITAKLDLSSNMVLGGNEVKILEMAGAYATVVNEGKYIKPHAIQRILDSADCKNPKDRQTCRVIFDASTFIKPRQVIDAGVASTMVDMMRGVVQYGTGRSAAIPQGTVVGKTGTTDEGRDLWFIGAVPRRNLLAAVWLGNDEGVTRGSSAVAAGVWSDYMRQAVR from the coding sequence ATGAAATCGCAACAACCACCATCACAGCCTAAGTCCCCGAAACCGCCAAAGTCCAAGTTGATGACCCAGATCAATCAACTGACACAGGTAGTGAATGGGGTATTAAAAATTAATCCCAAAGAGCGTGTCCCCAAGCTAGAAGTACGTCGATCGCAAAAGGATAAGCCTGAAACTTATGACTTAGTAGGCGATCGCTATATATTAGGACGTAGTACCAGTAAATGCGATATTGTTGTGCAAACACCACTGGTAAGCCAAGTTCACGCCCAACTAGTGCGCGATCGCACCAAAAAAAAAGCGCAATTTATTCTTCAAGATCAGGACTCGACTAATGGCATTTATCGAGCTAAGCAAAGGCTCAATTCTGTGCCGCTACGTCACAAAATGAAGATCACCCTAGGTCCTCCCGAATTAGCAGAGGCTGCGACAATTCGCTATATTGATCCGCCACCTTGGTATATTCGCACGGTTCAGTATACGGGTATTGGTATTGGCGCGATTGCGGGAATGATTGTATTTGCGATCGGTTATGAGGTGGGGCGTGTTCCCGATCTGAAGCCATTGCCCGTTACCCAACAGGGTCCTGTGGAAGTCTTGGCAGGCGACGGCGTGAAACGTCTTGACCCTACAGATATTGCTAATCACACAGAATATAATACTCTTGCTGAGTTTGGGAAATTCCTTCCCAATGCGGTAATTGCCTCTGAAGATACTTCTTTTTATTGGAATATTGGGGTTGACCCTGTAGGTGTAGCAAGAGCGATCGTCACAAATGTGCGTAGTCGGGGTGAGCGTTTAGAGGGTGCGAGCACCATTACACAGCAGTTAGCCCGCAACCTACTCGGCAAGACCTATGTGGGAACCGATGATTCCGCAGGTCGGAAATGGCGGGAGGCAGCAGCGGCGATCAAGCTTACCTTTACCTATAACAAAGAGGAAATCCTGCGTCTCTATCTAAATCGCGCCTATACAGGTAATGGGGTCTATGGATTCAAAGATGCAGCTAAGCTCTATTTCGGGAAAGAAGCTTCAGAACTTAATCTCTCTGAAGCCGCAACCCTAGTAGGGCTTTTACCTTCGCCTGAAACTATCAATCCTTTTAAGAATAAAGATCTTGCGATTGAATATCGCGATCGCATTCTCAATCGTATGGCAGAGCTAGGCATGATTAGCGATAAGGATGCGGATCGGGCAAGGCGCACAGTCTTAATTCTCAATGAAGCCGCAAAAACTAAACTCCAAGGCTCAGTAGCTCCCTACTACTATGGCTATGTTTTTGATGAATTGGAGGAGATCCTTGGGAAAAACTTTGCACGGGAAGGGAATCTGATCGTTGAGACTAATCTGGATATTGCCATGCAGAAAGCATCTGATGAAGCTTTACGTGATGCCGTGGCTCGTGACGGTGGAACCTATGGCTTTAGTCAAGGTGCGATCGTAACGATCAACACTAGTGATGGCTCAATATTAGCGATGACAGGTGGTGTCGATTACAAATCTAGTCAATTTAATCGTGCCGCCCAAGCCCTTCGCCAATCTGGTTCCACATTTAAATTATTTAGCTATGCTGCGGCAGTCGATCAAGGCATTTCCCCTAGTACTGCTTTTTCCTGTAGTGCATTGTCGGGGATTGTGGGTTGTCACAATGGGGGGAGTGGGGCAATCGATATGTATCGCGGCTTTGCTCTCTCGGAAAATGTTGTCGCAGTTCGGATCGCAGAAAGAGCAGGTCTAGAAAATGTAGTCAAAATGGCAAGAACTTTAGGAATTACAGCCAAGCTTGATTTGTCCAGCAATATGGTTTTAGGTGGCAATGAGGTCAAAATCTTAGAAATGGCTGGAGCCTATGCTACGGTAGTCAATGAGGGTAAATATATCAAGCCCCATGCCATTCAACGCATTCTCGATAGTGCTGATTGCAAAAATCCCAAGGATCGCCAAACCTGTCGTGTCATTTTTGATGCGAGTACCTTCATCAAACCCCGTCAGGTAATTGATGCAGGTGTTGCTAGCACGATGGTAGATATGATGCGTGGCGTAGTGCAGTATGGAACAGGGAGATCGGCTGCGATTCCTCAAGGTACAGTCGTTGGTAAGACGGGAACTACCGATGAAGGAAGGGATCTTTGGTTTATTGGTGCAGTACCACGACGTAATCTCTTAGCAGCAGTATGGCTGGGTAATGATGAGGGGGTAACAAGAGGCTCAAGTGCAGTTGCCGCAGGGGTTTGGAGCGATTATATGCGTCAAGCAGTCCGATGA
- a CDS encoding HU family DNA-binding protein, whose protein sequence is MNKGELVDAIAEKVNVSKKNIEAIVTAALESIVDAVADGDRVTLVGFGSFEPRERQEREGRNPRTGEKMVIAATRVPAFSAGKQFKEKVVE, encoded by the coding sequence ATGAATAAAGGTGAACTAGTAGATGCGATCGCCGAAAAGGTAAATGTATCTAAAAAGAATATTGAGGCGATCGTTACTGCTGCCCTCGAATCAATTGTTGATGCTGTGGCTGATGGGGATCGTGTAACTTTAGTGGGATTTGGTTCCTTCGAGCCACGCGAACGCCAAGAGCGCGAAGGTCGCAACCCCCGCACTGGCGAAAAAATGGTCATCGCCGCGACCCGTGTTCCTGCTTTTTCTGCTGGCAAGCAATTTAAAGAAAAAGTTGTTGAATAA
- a CDS encoding alpha/beta fold hydrolase, translating into MNSNRRLKVLCLHGHPGNSEAMQIFVSYFRDRGLDAIAPDLRGYGNRQVKTEFTMSSHIEDLWNLLIRDQEELEDGKSTEYLILGWSLGGILAIELALQNLVNNPEFLIKPKIVGLILIATAAKPRSSLPKIAWWEYANLFMAVISHLALSQIFAKSSAKPRWHIELFGKRSLIGYLIQQHTETAYDLIATTGTRAYLQTSRYAHRALMKALREGYDRTHDLCKIPIPCLAIAAEKDRHITASSTAETANLLPNCEFICYPQTAHLLPWEIGDQLLADIDTWIKKTHQ; encoded by the coding sequence ATGAATAGTAATCGTCGATTAAAGGTGCTCTGTTTACATGGACATCCAGGCAATAGTGAGGCAATGCAGATATTTGTCAGCTATTTTCGGGATCGCGGGCTTGATGCGATCGCCCCAGATTTGCGGGGGTATGGTAATCGTCAAGTTAAGACTGAGTTTACGATGTCCTCTCATATTGAGGATCTCTGGAATTTATTGATACGTGATCAGGAGGAACTTGAAGATGGCAAGAGCACGGAATATTTGATTTTGGGCTGGTCTTTGGGTGGAATTTTAGCAATTGAATTAGCACTGCAAAATTTAGTAAATAATCCTGAATTCTTAATAAAACCTAAAATCGTCGGTTTAATTCTGATTGCGACTGCGGCGAAGCCACGGAGTAGTCTGCCGAAAATTGCTTGGTGGGAATATGCAAATTTATTCATGGCTGTGATTTCACACTTAGCTTTATCCCAGATTTTTGCTAAAAGTTCTGCTAAACCGCGTTGGCATATTGAGTTATTTGGTAAGCGATCGCTAATTGGCTATTTAATCCAGCAGCATACCGAAACAGCCTATGATCTTATTGCAACTACAGGAACAAGAGCTTATCTCCAGACTTCTCGCTATGCCCATCGTGCTCTAATGAAAGCTCTGCGAGAGGGGTATGATCGCACGCATGACTTATGCAAAATTCCAATTCCCTGTTTAGCGATCGCCGCCGAAAAGGATCGGCATATCACAGCGTCATCAACTGCGGAAACTGCCAATTTGCTGCCAAACTGTGAATTTATTTGTTATCCCCAAACCGCCCATTTATTACCTTGGGAAATAGGCGATCAGCTATTAGCAGATATTGATACTTGGATTAAGAAGACCCATCAATAA
- a CDS encoding methyl-accepting chemotaxis protein, whose protein sequence is MGLSLLLIAIGTSLLGLGGLGYLFYQELLSSSQREMSQSAELQSTQIESKLNSVRQSADTVAINVKALFQQTPKQKTVDRYQKLVIDGVQKSDLVAGIGIVQNENILFTVPKPTVPYVLKEQSGLKLEGATQKLTAPNDKLLVGNRSDFQNSPLYKSPATNSKESWSEPYSALGKTLVTYSSPILDGQKVLGVVNADAIASNLVAISNVSANSESKIGIVVVSASGRVITSSDQLATQLQNPATAEAIKNLVQQAKSQPTGIAQTGGNLWAYRKIQGSDWIVASSLPESEITNKLLLLVGGAAIGISTILAIAILSFINSLKKRLQPLTEECDRFLAQQGTTDLNLEGKDEIDRLGLSLKNTLQKAKNNELRLRSESNQTVDLDSSTSPQIQEDFVEAELTKEEVGNLLDVVSSMIEGDLTVEAEVNDRAAGLVSDTFNRLREKLLEVISSVLGTAQQVAQEASDLEALAQTVMLNTSEQAQSLVQGQTLAAQVVEIAQRSSEQVSIANQSLQKVLSTVTSGQAAIDNLTENVTVLQTGSVQIGQRMKTLSEFVALADQFVQDRGQITQLIQVLAHNASLAASRALEQKDSNHLAGVAREFEAISDQINDLATQTNEGLTFLQQRTSQIQTVVAAIDAEVQNLSGLVSGFTTDVESSQLAFHSIQLATEEVSQIGQTITSSSLEITDAAGSTANYFSEVAQLADRTADLTRTARQHAETMGNQAQQLLEGIQFFRLPAGTTYAKEAAATATTISQSGNPNEDYTASEDVNDNTAADNQYLQSILDEGIREDSNDYAISVNHVPENAISEENAVNNFLNTPSHDQSPADANIYSELTDTTVIEESLLASLRVEIANELAELEDISGQEEKVTEPPSTFKNSLEGIDEFSISESSSDPLIESAVSSFMRDTDFGNLSSSSKKSSTNLSASVDFSIPDLDDHDFELSNIDIESMLDNSNLFFDANQAEPTDDVELNFDPFVIEQSTADANYNATTDNYESTADDTVDFNFDNFSASAGDDDDYKSSLVFSQPSNESLESLPNEAFNDIFDNIFDEEPFDFAQSTNKSLESLSNEAFNDTFDNAFDEDPFDFAFDKALSSPNTIDPSLESSNDNFGNKVNDQFESSSSEDHDSYDQFDSSANIESNVETNFLDDQLADLTSEFTEEVNAEETANFSGLPSAIPDIYLEDVAEQALPDEFDFEENLSVESSHSNLDDSSNIFDEPSFESPTEKPVDSNIDFGDPFYVADFSELSDSDNLIEQQNYLFTETAIAPEANIQENNFFDSALEKLHEESTFDLDDYATNSDLLETPPSIFEDNFAEANIGNTYIDNIYENVGEFAKQFVDSTNISNQLDQLEVSTDDLDLPSFYDESVELADNFESDNLSTQADDFVREIAIAPDIDQQALPIASASLDEYSTGFNSDLQDNDSNPEEATTSDIIQPEVSPSFTIPSPQLAISDFSSNTLTEEGVYLNISDELNFLTLNQETQISSLEVHLDEGIVEDASLLTDDTIYIDNWDKLPDLVTETSYDDFSTIAQADLTNEISPETTASPEERAEWEEEAFFDSLSTVSIEDHTDLLTERIESLENSQDINVSDIHVKASDLLVNPLNTSTSDIDIFLLEEESSVSLNSSDNDSFDFSGDWLDEMTLDHDQPHEQNIDGLDDLSLGEYSSNSVNDLESDNSVESNYRLADDLLDSFMNDSDPSIEEFSSSFPDLFLDNYAISSENAVDIAKPMEMLSDGVSEDSESEFDFNFSTFDELIDGISSPTPANLDSLNSNASNADSSSNSIAARAEIEEFLSGALGLEERNDETSSFQDNVSIKPDQNRPNTK, encoded by the coding sequence ATGGGGCTGAGTTTATTGTTAATTGCAATCGGTACATCGCTATTAGGGTTAGGTGGTTTAGGGTACTTATTTTATCAAGAATTGCTAAGCAGTTCTCAGCGAGAAATGAGTCAATCCGCTGAATTGCAATCAACTCAAATTGAGTCCAAGCTAAATAGCGTTCGTCAATCTGCTGATACAGTTGCTATTAATGTCAAAGCTCTTTTCCAGCAGACACCCAAACAGAAAACTGTAGATCGGTATCAAAAGCTGGTGATTGATGGAGTCCAAAAATCAGATTTGGTCGCAGGTATAGGTATTGTCCAAAATGAAAACATCCTATTTACAGTTCCCAAGCCCACAGTGCCCTATGTATTGAAGGAGCAGTCAGGACTCAAACTTGAAGGTGCTACCCAGAAGTTAACAGCTCCTAATGACAAACTCTTGGTAGGTAATCGTAGCGATTTTCAAAATAGTCCACTTTATAAATCTCCTGCTACCAATTCCAAAGAATCTTGGTCAGAGCCATATAGTGCCTTAGGTAAAACGCTCGTTACTTATAGCAGCCCTATCCTAGACGGACAAAAAGTCTTAGGTGTGGTCAATGCTGATGCGATCGCGAGTAATTTGGTGGCTATTTCTAATGTTAGTGCTAATAGTGAGAGCAAAATTGGCATTGTTGTTGTTAGTGCTAGCGGTAGAGTGATCACATCCTCAGATCAATTGGCGACACAGTTACAGAATCCTGCCACAGCCGAAGCAATCAAAAATTTGGTTCAACAAGCTAAGTCTCAACCCACAGGTATTGCTCAAACAGGAGGAAATCTCTGGGCATATCGTAAAATTCAAGGCAGTGACTGGATCGTAGCTTCTTCCCTACCAGAATCGGAAATCACGAACAAGTTGCTGCTCTTAGTTGGTGGAGCCGCCATTGGTATCAGTACTATTTTAGCGATCGCGATCCTTAGTTTTATTAATTCCCTAAAGAAGCGTCTTCAGCCTCTTACCGAAGAATGCGATCGTTTTTTAGCCCAACAGGGAACTACAGATTTAAACCTTGAGGGTAAGGATGAAATTGATCGGCTAGGACTATCGCTGAAAAATACTTTGCAAAAAGCAAAAAACAATGAGTTGAGATTGCGAAGTGAATCAAATCAAACAGTAGACTTGGATAGCTCTACCTCTCCCCAAATTCAGGAAGACTTTGTAGAAGCAGAGTTAACGAAGGAAGAAGTTGGTAATTTACTAGATGTCGTTTCTTCAATGATAGAAGGCGATCTCACTGTTGAAGCAGAGGTAAATGATCGCGCCGCAGGACTAGTCTCAGATACCTTCAATCGTTTACGCGAAAAACTGCTCGAAGTTATTTCGAGCGTACTGGGGACTGCCCAACAAGTAGCTCAAGAAGCTTCGGATCTCGAAGCACTAGCCCAAACAGTTATGCTTAACACATCCGAGCAGGCGCAGTCTTTAGTTCAAGGACAGACTCTCGCTGCTCAGGTTGTGGAAATTGCTCAGAGATCTTCAGAGCAAGTAAGTATTGCGAACCAATCCCTCCAAAAAGTGCTCAGTACTGTAACATCAGGACAAGCTGCCATTGATAACCTCACTGAGAACGTTACTGTGTTGCAGACAGGTTCAGTACAGATCGGGCAAAGGATGAAAACTCTTAGTGAATTTGTAGCCTTAGCGGATCAGTTTGTTCAAGACCGAGGACAAATTACTCAGTTAATCCAAGTTCTCGCTCACAATGCTAGTCTCGCCGCATCACGAGCCTTAGAACAAAAAGATTCTAACCATTTGGCGGGGGTTGCACGTGAATTTGAAGCGATCTCAGATCAAATCAATGATTTAGCAACTCAAACAAATGAAGGATTAACTTTTCTCCAACAGCGCACATCGCAAATCCAAACAGTAGTAGCAGCGATTGATGCCGAAGTCCAAAATTTAAGTGGACTGGTCTCAGGTTTCACTACAGACGTAGAGTCTTCTCAATTAGCGTTTCATAGCATTCAATTAGCAACTGAAGAGGTTTCTCAAATCGGGCAAACTATTACTAGCTCTAGCTTAGAAATCACCGATGCAGCAGGTTCAACTGCTAATTACTTTAGTGAAGTTGCTCAGTTAGCGGATCGTACGGCGGATCTCACCAGAACAGCACGTCAACATGCGGAAACAATGGGTAATCAAGCCCAACAACTCCTAGAGGGAATTCAGTTCTTCCGCCTGCCCGCAGGGACTACTTATGCCAAAGAAGCCGCAGCAACTGCTACAACAATTTCGCAATCAGGTAATCCTAACGAAGACTATACTGCATCTGAAGATGTAAATGATAATACTGCGGCTGACAATCAATATCTCCAATCTATTTTAGATGAAGGAATTCGCGAGGATAGTAATGACTATGCCATATCAGTCAATCATGTTCCAGAAAATGCCATATCAGAAGAGAATGCTGTCAATAATTTCTTAAATACTCCTTCCCATGATCAGTCCCCAGCAGATGCAAATATTTATTCTGAACTAACCGACACCACTGTTATCGAAGAATCACTGCTTGCAAGTCTAAGAGTTGAAATTGCTAATGAATTAGCAGAACTTGAAGATATTTCAGGTCAGGAAGAGAAAGTTACAGAGCCTCCCTCAACCTTCAAAAATTCACTAGAAGGAATTGATGAGTTCTCGATTTCTGAATCATCTAGTGATCCCCTCATTGAATCGGCTGTTTCTTCATTTATGAGAGATACAGACTTTGGGAATCTATCATCATCGTCCAAAAAATCATCAACAAATCTATCAGCATCCGTTGATTTCTCAATCCCTGATTTAGATGATCATGACTTTGAACTTTCCAATATTGATATAGAATCTATGCTTGATAACTCAAATTTATTCTTTGATGCGAATCAAGCAGAACCAACTGATGATGTTGAATTAAACTTTGACCCATTTGTGATCGAGCAATCCACTGCAGATGCCAATTACAATGCTACAACTGATAATTATGAGTCTACAGCAGATGACACGGTCGATTTTAACTTTGATAATTTCAGTGCTAGCGCAGGAGATGATGACGATTACAAATCTTCACTGGTTTTTTCCCAACCTTCAAATGAATCTCTAGAAAGTCTTCCTAATGAAGCTTTCAACGATATATTCGATAACATTTTTGATGAAGAGCCTTTTGATTTTGCCCAATCTACTAATAAATCTCTAGAAAGTCTTTCTAATGAAGCTTTCAACGATACATTCGATAATGCTTTTGATGAAGATCCTTTTGATTTTGCCTTTGACAAAGCTTTATCTAGTCCAAATACGATAGATCCATCATTAGAGTCTAGCAATGATAATTTTGGAAATAAAGTCAATGATCAGTTTGAATCCTCTTCTAGTGAAGATCATGACTCCTATGATCAATTTGATTCATCTGCCAACATAGAGTCAAATGTAGAGACCAATTTTCTAGACGACCAGCTCGCTGATCTCACATCCGAATTTACGGAAGAGGTCAATGCGGAGGAGACGGCAAACTTCTCTGGTTTACCGAGTGCTATTCCTGATATTTATTTAGAAGATGTTGCCGAACAGGCATTGCCAGACGAATTTGACTTTGAAGAGAATTTGTCTGTCGAATCTAGCCATAGTAATTTAGATGATTCTAGCAATATCTTTGATGAGCCTAGTTTTGAATCACCTACAGAGAAGCCTGTTGATTCCAATATAGATTTTGGCGATCCTTTCTATGTTGCTGATTTTTCTGAATTATCTGATTCAGATAATCTTATTGAGCAACAAAATTATTTATTCACAGAAACAGCGATCGCTCCAGAAGCGAATATTCAAGAAAATAATTTCTTCGATTCAGCATTAGAGAAATTGCATGAAGAATCTACTTTTGACTTAGACGATTATGCAACGAATTCTGACCTATTAGAAACCCCTCCGAGTATATTTGAAGATAACTTTGCAGAAGCAAATATAGGTAATACCTACATCGATAATATCTATGAAAATGTCGGTGAATTTGCCAAGCAATTTGTTGATTCTACCAATATCTCTAATCAGCTTGATCAGTTAGAAGTATCTACTGATGATTTAGATCTACCTAGTTTCTATGACGAAAGTGTGGAACTTGCTGATAATTTTGAGTCAGATAATTTATCTACTCAGGCAGATGATTTTGTACGAGAGATTGCGATCGCCCCAGACATTGATCAGCAAGCCTTACCAATAGCATCAGCTTCCCTAGACGAGTATTCAACAGGATTTAACTCTGACCTGCAAGATAACGATTCAAATCCTGAGGAAGCAACCACTTCTGACATCATACAACCAGAAGTATCGCCTTCTTTTACTATTCCTAGCCCACAATTGGCAATATCTGACTTCTCAAGTAATACGTTAACAGAAGAAGGCGTATATCTAAATATCTCAGATGAACTTAATTTCTTAACCTTGAATCAAGAAACACAGATTAGCTCTTTAGAAGTCCACCTAGACGAAGGAATTGTAGAAGATGCTAGCTTGCTTACAGATGATACTATTTATATTGATAACTGGGACAAGCTGCCAGATCTGGTTACTGAAACTTCGTATGACGATTTTTCCACTATTGCACAAGCAGATCTCACAAACGAAATATCACCAGAAACTACTGCCTCCCCAGAAGAGAGAGCAGAATGGGAGGAGGAAGCATTTTTTGATTCCCTATCAACAGTTTCCATAGAAGATCATACTGACCTTCTAACAGAACGAATCGAATCCTTAGAAAATTCTCAAGATATAAACGTATCTGATATCCACGTTAAGGCTTCAGACTTGCTCGTAAATCCTCTAAATACATCGACATCGGATATTGACATTTTTCTGTTGGAAGAAGAATCTTCAGTGTCATTAAATTCAAGTGACAATGATTCTTTCGATTTTTCTGGGGACTGGTTAGACGAGATGACACTTGATCATGATCAGCCCCATGAACAGAATATTGATGGACTTGATGATTTATCTCTTGGAGAGTACTCCTCCAATTCTGTTAACGACCTAGAATCGGATAACTCCGTCGAATCTAACTATAGACTTGCTGATGATTTATTAGATAGTTTTATGAATGATTCTGATCCAAGCATAGAAGAATTTTCGTCAAGCTTCCCAGACCTATTCTTGGATAATTACGCTATATCATCCGAGAATGCGGTTGATATAGCTAAGCCAATGGAGATGCTCTCTGATGGTGTATCTGAGGATAGCGAATCAGAATTTGATTTCAATTTTTCCACCTTTGATGAATTAATTGATGGTATCAGTAGCCCAACTCCTGCAAATCTAGATTCTCTTAACAGCAATGCTTCAAATGCAGATTCTTCTAGTAACTCTATAGCAGCTAGAGCTGAAATTGAAGAATTCCTCTCAGGAGCGCTGGGGCTAGAGGAACGGAATGATGAGACCTCATCATTTCAAGACAACGTTTCGATAAAGCCTGATCAAAATCGACCTAATACTAAGTAG
- a CDS encoding 4a-hydroxytetrahydrobiopterin dehydratase, translated as MAIQKLSEVEISSAIAQLAGWAVVDHKLQKNFKFSNFVEAFGFISKVAVTSEKMGHHPELFNVYNKVRIDLTTHDADGISALDFELAQKIDKLL; from the coding sequence ATGGCTATTCAAAAATTATCGGAAGTGGAAATTTCTTCAGCGATTGCCCAATTAGCAGGTTGGGCAGTGGTTGATCATAAACTTCAGAAAAACTTTAAATTTAGTAACTTTGTGGAAGCCTTCGGCTTTATCAGTAAAGTGGCGGTCACCTCCGAAAAAATGGGACATCATCCTGAACTCTTCAATGTGTACAACAAGGTCAGAATCGATCTGACAACCCATGATGCTGATGGCATAAGCGCTCTTGATTTTGAACTAGCCCAGAAAATCGATAAGCTCCTCTAA